The following DNA comes from Bos indicus x Bos taurus breed Angus x Brahman F1 hybrid chromosome 5, Bos_hybrid_MaternalHap_v2.0, whole genome shotgun sequence.
TTTCTATTTCACACAGCCCTCTGGGACTCCCCAAGCAAGCCCCATTgcccttcaaagccaaatgttctGGGAGCTTATCTTCCTGGCACAGGACCCACAGGTTGGCAAGCCTAAAGTGGAGTTCAGATCCCTCAATCCTTGGTGAGAACCTGTGCAATTGTAGTCCTTCTCCCTTTCATGGGTCACCCACTCGTATGGTACTCGACTATATAATAAGTCCACTTGTCTTACCTGTCTCATCATggtttcttctttatgtctttagttgtCAAAGATCTTTTCTGGTAGGTCCCCCAGCACTTTTCATTGACAGTTgttctgtaaatagttgtaattttgcaggagacatgaaagatgtaggttcaatccctgggtcggaaagatctcctggaggagagcatgacaacccactccagttttcttgtctgaagaatcccatggacagaggagcctggtgcactatagtccatagggtcacaaaaagtcagacacaacagaaataGCACGCACACACAACAAAGTCTTAGCCTATATCATATTCTATATACCTGAGAAGCCTCATTTAACTTTTTTGTAAAGTAGGTCTTCTGGCAATAAATTAATGTTTTCCTTGCCGAGAGagcctttatttattctttcattttgagGACTATTTTTTCTGAGTTGATAATTCTCAATTGACCATTTCTTTCTGAGCACTTTAAAGATTTCATTCCACTGTCTTTTTGTTTGCATGGTTTTAATGGGAATTCTGCTGTAATTCTTACATGTGTATCTCTGTAGGCAGTGTATGTTTTTTCTGTCTAGCACAAATTCCTGCCCTTTCCCCATGGGTAgtactcctcctcctcccccactctttttcctctttccaagGTGTGAAGAAATTTTATCAGCACCCTCAAGCTAAAGGTTCTgattatatagtccatgcagATTAAGGCTTTTGTTCCATAAGGGAAATAGAAGAGATGGGATTAAGTGGAGTTTCTCTAAAGGCTGCTGTTCCCTACTCCATCCAGCACCACAGGGAGGCTCTGTTAGGGTATTCTGTTTCTTCACACATTTCTCAAAAGCAAAGCCTGCAAGAAAGTGTGAACCACTAGTATCTGTGGTCTCAGGGGCCCCATCTTATATTCTCACACTAGTCTATACTTTGTCATTAGGAAttcattaaaaatgtgtttattcttCATACCAGCTTCTATGGCTTTTAGTGATATCTCTTCTAGTTAAGCCTAGATCCTGGAGCCATGCTGTTGCCTGTCTCTCTCTAGATTTCAAATTAGCCATTTGCCCTGGAACCTGAAGTTGCTTATGGGTTCAAGAACTGCAGTGCCAATCTGCAGTATGTATAGCAATTTTATTGTTGCAATGATAACAGTGGTGCTCCTTCCAGTTATCAACATCTCTAAGACGAAATTGGACGTCTTCTCTTCATTCATCTATCATTTCATTGTCTAATCTGAATTTGTCTTTCCTTGAAGTACTGGacaagtcatttttttaaattgaagtacagctGGTTTACAATataaatttcaagtgtacaacatgaaaatgttagttgcttagtcatgtccaactctttgagaccctatggactgcagcccgccaggcttctctgtccatgggattctccaggcaataatactggagggagttgccatttccttctcaaggaatcttcctgaacgtggtatcgaacctgcatctcctgcttagcaggcagattctctaccactgagatACCTGGGAAGGCTacacatagtgattcacaatttttaaaggttatactcaaTTTAcacttattataaaatactaattatattccctgtgctgtacaatacacACTTGTAgctcattcattttatatttagtagtttGTACTTCCTAATTCCCTGTCTTGcccctccttctttccctcttcccaGGGGTAAccactgctgctaagctgctaagtcacttcaggcgtgtccgactctgtgggacaccaaagacagcagcccaccaggctcccccgtgcccaccaggctcccccgtccctgggattctccaggcaagaacactggagtgagttgccatttccttctccaatgcatgaaagtgaaaagtgaaagtgaagtcgctcagttgtgtccgactcttagcaaccccatggactgcaacctaccaggctccctgtccatgggattttccaggcaagagtactggagtggggtgccattgccttctccgaggggtaaccactagtttgttcttatGAGTCATATTTTCTTAAACTATGGAGAATTTGTTACAATTATGTCTTCAGACTTTATATcttcatgttttatttccttgatcCCCTTAAGTCCTTCTATTAGAATGTTGGAGCCTCTTAgctcatttatatctttaatatctTGTGTCTGTGTGCTTCATTATGTATGAGTTTCTCAGTATGACTGTCCATCTTTGACAACATTGAGATATTCTAATAATTAAATAAAGTCTAGGGTTTATTTCATAtagtaacattttcattttagtgGCCATTTTTTCCGAAATACTAATgcaatatttttatatctctgtgatcttgttgtttttttttttccctgccatgTTACCTGTTTGTTGTAAATGGAAATTATGCCTTCATTTAATCCTTCTGAATGTCTTTAACTATATCTATTTAAAAGATTTTGTCATTCTAGTTCATAATGTGAATTTTCATTCAGTTATTCCTCTTCTGATTACTGAATTTTTTTGGTCTGTCTTTCCTCATATGTTTTGAAATTATGGCTCACAGACTAATTTGAATTGGGTTCtttcttgtttgctttgttttatcctctttctgctcctctgtcctcataTATCTCTGTCTGGAAATTGTCTTCATGTGGGTGGGCCTTGTGATTTCTTCCCCAGAGTGTTCAGCAAAGTGCTGCCTCAATACTAGGGAAAATTAAACATGACTAAAGACTGCTCTGGTCTTGACTAATGAAGCTTTAAAACAAAACCTGAAAGTAACCTAATTGCTCCCCAAATAAAGCTCAAGAATACTTTCAGGAATTCAAAAAGATTTCAAGCTTCTAACAGGGTAAAATTCATATTATATGGTTACGATTAAAAAAATTCCCAGGCATGTAAATAAGCAGAAAAGAATCCATAGTGAGTGGGAAAATCAATAAATTGAAACTACTGCAGAAATAACAGAATTAGACTATTAGGATGATAGACAGAGTTGAAAGGGAGGGATCACAGAGCAACATAAGGAAATATTTAGGGGTGACAATTTGTCCATTATACTCATTGTGCTGGTCATAGGTGTATACATATGTTAAAGCTTATCAAACTGTATACTTTACATATGTAAAGTATATTGTATATAAACTTGACTCaaaaattctgttaaaaatttaaactgtGTGAGATTTAAACTCTGACCCTGAAATTTCATTTCCAGAAATCAGTCCTAAAGCAATACTTACCTGTATTCACAGAGGTAAAAGGTCAATGCACATTCCtgtttgtaataataataattaaaaacaaccTAAAAATACCAGAAGCAAAGTAGAAttactgtatatttatatattatacacttATTTAAAAGAATGTGCCCAATCTATATGTGGATGAAAACACTTTCATAAAAATTAGTAATAGTAAATAAAGAAATTTGAGGGATCACTTTTTCTTGCAGATAGCAGACTGCTGCtaagtgcttcagtcgtgtccgactctgtgcaaccccagagacggcagcccaccaggctcccctgtccctgggattctccaggcaagaacactggagtgggttgccatttccttctccaatgcatgaaagtgaaaagtgaaagtgaagtcgctcagtcgtgtctgaccctcagcgaccccatggactgcagccttccaggctcctccatccatgggattttccaggcaagagtactggagtggggtgccattgccttctggacACCCTAAATGACTGTTGAAACTGGAAAAGTTAAATCAGTGgacatagtatttttttaaattaccgtTTTAAATACATTTCTGGAACTTGGAAAAAGAGGATTTTGCAAAGTCAAATGCCAAATGAAAGCTGGAATATAATGATGTGAGTGCCAAATCTGACTTTCACCCCGAGGGTTTCTTTTGAACTCCTGATGCTCCACTTTACAGATTACCTTTAACCTACAGCCTATCCTTGGTGGGGATTTTAGTTTAGAATTATATATAAACTGGGACTATTGGTTCTGAGTGGAAAGGAAAATTTTATGGTCACAACATCAAAGAGGATTTCTAAATTCCAGCTTCTTTATGTGATTCTGAACATATCAAGTGgggaatttaattttaaagttccAGGTTGGCTGTGCTGCAGGACAAGTGATAGAGATGGGTGCAAATTTACTTGAGGGATACAATTTCAAGTTTCAAAGTATTCCCACTGgtaaaaattctaagaaaaatgaaccacagatactaaaaagaaaatcaaacacatAGAGACAAATCTCACCATGAATGAGAAACAAGGTCAAAATCAAGAATCAGAAATGCCAGATATTTGATACTGGGATTATTagttaccaaaaataaaatagcttatttatatacattttcagaATTAAGGGAAGTTTGCAATGTAAACTTGTATCGAGGAATAAGACTTACTGAGCACAATGAAGTCATTTgaggaaaaaaacccagaaattgTAGAAATGTCAtaaacacatgaacacacacatgtaATTGAAGTCCGAAATTTCAAGGATGAATTAAACAAGTGACTAAATACAGTTTTAGAGAGAActgatacattttattatttttaattttattttattttttaactttacaatattgtattggttttgccatatatcaaaatgaatctgccacaggtatacatgtgttccccatcctgaacccccctcccccctccctccccataccatccctctgggttaaaTCAAAGAAGTTAATCAGTTTGCAGTTCTaaacacaaatatattaaaaatactagAAAGAGGATAAGAGATAAGAATGATAGAAGATACAATACATGTTTAATCAGAGTTGCAAAAGTCCACAGATGATGAAGAAGAGGTAATACTGTAAAATATCTTTCAGGAATTCCAATAAATACAAAGcagattaataaaaaatgaatataaatctaGCCACATGATAGTGAAACTACCATGAATACCAAATGTATGGAgtatagaaaagaaattttaagtgaTCAATTATCTACCTGGGAATGACAATGAAATTGGGCTTGTCTTCATGACAACCAGAAGAAAGCCAGAAGATAGTGAGCCTAGAGAAACTATATATGTAGAATTCTATACTCAGGGCAATTGTCTTTCAAGTAGGCATTAAATAAAAGCAATTTCtgacaaacaaaacaacagagaACCTAAAACCAATAGCTTCTCACTAAAAGTCTTATCTAAAAAGTGTGCATAGAGTAATAGGGAACTAATCTAAGGTGAAATGTCCGAGATGCAGGAAGCAGTGGCAGGAATGATCACCAATGACCGTTGTGAGGTAGGGCCGTTGCTACATAATAGAAATAACGGAGAAAATGTGTGGCACTCAGGTGATCATCTGGGATGTATCTAGGCATGTAGTTACAGATGCCACAtcctataaaggacagaaatttaaGTCTCATATGCCTCAGTGATGAAGTCCTGGTTCACCTAGCAGAATGTGAGCTGATGTTGAAAGGAAGCTCTAATGGGTCTCAGGGAAGGGAGCTGAGGAATAGAAGTTACAGAGTAGAGACTAATCATAGCAGCAACAACTGTTAAGTCCCACTAGCCTTGTTTTTGTAGGTTGTGGCAGACACAAACTGCCAAGATTCTGCTTTAGTAAGACCTgctgcccaggtggcgctagtggtaaagatacatcagatcagtcgctcagtcgtgtccaactctttgctaccccatgaatcgcggcatgccaggcctccctgtccatcaccatctccaggagttcactcaaattctcgtccactgagtcggtgatgccatccagccatctcatcttctgttgtccccttctcctcctgcccccaatccctcccagcatcagagtcttttccaatgagtcaactcttcgcatgaggtggccaaaggactggagtttcagcattagcatcattcctgccaaagaacacccagggctgatctcttttagaatggactggttggatctccttgcagtccaagggactctcaagagtcttctccaacaccacagatcaaaagcatcaattcttcagtgttcagctttcttcacagtccaactctcacatccatacatgaccactggaaaaaccatagccttgactagatggacctttgttggcaaagtaatgtctctgcttttcaatatgctatctaggttggtcataactttccttccaaagagtaagcgtctttaatttcatggctgcaatcaccatctgcagtgattttggagtcccaaaaaataaagtctgacactgtttccacagtttccccatctatttcccatgaagtgatgggaccagatgccatgatcttcgttttctgaatgttgagctttaagccaactttttcactctcctctttcactttcatcaagaggctttttagttcctcttcactttctgccataagggtggtgtcatctgcatatctgaggttactgatatttctcccagcaatcttgattctagcttgtgcttcttccagtccagcgtttctcatgatgtactctgcatagaagttaaataagcagggtgacaatatacagccttgacgtattccttttcctatgtggaaccagtctgttgtttcatgtccagttctaactgttgcttctttacctgcatataggtttctcaagaggcaggtcaggtggtctggtattcccatctgtttcagaattttccacagtaaaaAACTCCTACtacttaataaaaaatataatttaaaatgagcaaaaagtCTTGATCAAACACTTCATATAAGAAAATACATTAATGCctactaaatatttaaaacatttaacatcattaaccatcagggaaatgccaaCTAAAATCACATGGATGCATgcacactaagtcgcttcagccatgtcctactctttgcaaccctatggaccgtagcctccaggctcctctgtccatgggattctttaggcaagaatactggagtaggttgccatgccctcttccaggagatcttcctaacccagggactgaacccacgtgtCTTACATCTACCTGTATTGGCACGCAGGTggtttaccaccagcgccaccaggaaagcccccaaatcATGTGGATATTTCACCAGaaaccaaccaaaaaaaagtttaaattagaAAGGCTGACTACACCAAAGGTTGGTGAGATGTGGAGCAAACAGAACTCTCAAACACTGTTGGTAGATCTGTCAAATGATATAACCCTTTTGGAAAAAATGTGacaatttcttataaaacttaTGCCTACTATGACCCAATGATTCCAATACTAAATATTCccaggataaataaaaatatttgtgcaaAACAGTTTTTACAAgaatgtttatagtagctttattactaatagtcccaaactggaaacaacccaacagaatggataagcaagtgGAATGTATTCGTACAAtggtatattaatatattactcaacaataaaaagaaaataaattactgatacatgaacaacatggatggatctcaaaAACACGCTGAATGAAATAATCTTGACACAAAATCTTGCATaccatttgtttccatttatgCAGTGTTTTACGAAGCAGAACAGTGGTTAACAAGTGGAAAAGTGGGGACAAGAATGACTGGAAAGGAACATGAGGTAGTTTGCTAGGGGTTTGGTAATACTCTATGTTTGAACAGGGATTTGGATTACATGGCAGTTTGACTTTATCAAAATTCACCAAATGACACTTACTATTTCACCACATAGAATTAcctcaaaagaaaaagagaaggtatAGTCAAATTCTGAACTCTAGTTAATGATATGCATGCTAAAGCATTTAGGGTGAAGTATACTGATGTCTTTTTTTGAAATGGATTGATGGATCTATAGATAAGCCATGTATGTATACTAAAAAGTTAACAGTAAAATTCAGGTGTGCTTACatagtgaaagtgagtgaaagtcgctcagttgtgtccaactctttgcgaccccatggacagtccatggaattctctaggccagaatattggagtgggtagcctttcccttctccaggggatcttcccaacccagggatcgaacccacatctcccacattgcaggcagattctttaccagatgagccacaagggaagcccaagaatactgaagtgggtagcctgtcccttctccagcagattttcccaacccagaaatcaaactggggtctcctgcattgcaggcagattctttaccaactgagctatcagggaagcctgtgattATATAGATGTTGATcataaaattctttcaattttgttgtaaagaaatttatttctaaattaaatgaatgctgcaaaacatttgaaaattgttATAGTAAGTAGCAAAATAccaataaagttaaaaacattaaatgaataacagacaaattaaaaatcaataaaattgattcatgaataaataaaaaaatacatgactaattattaaaagaaataaactggTAATCAAAATTTTTCCTCCACAAcagcaaaaagacaagaaatctttaaaaattttaagattagtTTTATAAAACCTTCAAGGAAGTGATAAGCCTTTTTATGcaagtattttaagaaaataaaaagatgacaagatcaaatgtccagaacaggcaaatctataaagacaaaaagtagattagtgaCTGCCTAGGGCCAGGGTTGAGGGTTAGGAATGGAGAGTGACAGCCATGGGTATGGGGTTTATTTTAGGGTGATGAAAACATTTTGAAGTTGGGTTATATAGTAATGGTTGCACAATTCCATGAATATGCtagaaaccactgaattgtacactttgaaTAGGCGAACTTTGTGATGTGTGAAATATCTCAATAATGTTGTTGAAAAAAACAGACCACGTGACTGCAACAAAAAACTTACACTATCTCACTTATGAACGTCAATAGAAAATTCCTAAGTCAAACAGTGGCAAAAGttaattcaaattttattactctacctaaagtgaaagtgaagtcactcagtcgtgctcgatgctttgtgaccccatggactgtaagccaccaggctcctccgtccatgggatttcccaggcaagaatactggagtgggttgccattaccttctccaggggatcttcccaacccagggattgaacccagatctcccgaattgcaggcagatgctttaacctctgagccaccagggaaggtgatTTCAGGAATGAAACAATTCTTCAACCCCAGAACACCTAGCAAtacaatttattattaaaaacctAAACAGTAAAAGCCATAagattatttcaataaatttacttttttatttgacATGTATTTATTGCAAGCTTATTATGTAACAGATAAAACATATTcgtaaacaaaagagaaaaagtccTGGTTCTCAATAGAAAAAGCACTTGATAAAACCTGACACCAATTCTTAGCAAAATACTGTTAGAAGAGATCTCCTATAATAAATTAAAGGTATTGATCAGAAACAGAATAATCATTCTTAATGCTGAAATATTAGAAGCTTTCTTACTGATCCCAATAGAAAGATGTTTGTAGCAGACCTCTACTACactaactttaaaaatgaaatatataaaaactgcatggaaaaagaaaaaaattgctttccCTTATGTatgacaaaataattaaaatgtaatttaaaaaatccaataaTATGTATAAATGAGCCATTAGAACTAGGAAGATAGTTTACTGAGATACAAGTTCAACAAGGTACAAGATTTATATACAAATACCACAGCATTCCTATACATTAGAAATAACCAAGTAAGTGAATTGTTGATTCACAATAGAAACAGTGGAAGGTATCTGATAATGTATCTAACAAAATTTTTGTGTGATCTTTAGTAAAATAATTTTCACCAATGCCAACAGGAGATCAACCTTGGTGGGTGAAAATTTTGTTGAACCTGTGTATAATCACCACTTTGCAGCCAGAGTCACACTTTTTGTGAGTCCACAGACCAGAATGAGACTCACAAGGAAGGAAGAGACTGGCACTCATACATAGGTTATTCTACTCATAGAATTATTTCAAACCACTTTGGCAGTGGGGTCCCTCTGGTGAGAATTCATCCTAGATATATTGTGTTTCTCTGCTCATGACTTGAACATGCCAACATATTTACCATGCAATAAATACGTTTGAAACTTTTTCAATATTCTCAAAAAAGTAGTGAAGATGCCAGAAGATGTCACCCCTGTCTTTTGAGTTTATATTCTCTGCTCCTGGGGAGTACAATGTGAATGGAAGGATTATAACTGATAGtttgtaaataattaaaaaactaaacagtAATTTCAGAAAGAAGCAATAATTGACTTTTGACATGATAATTTTAATCCATATGCCTCTCCTCAGTCTTCTCACTAGCATTCTAGTTGTGTTCATGATCCAAAGGGCTTTTGCTGAAATTCTTTTGGTTTCTCCTTGGGGTTTGTCACAGGCCCTATACAGCACTTGCTCTGCCACTGACTTCCTTACATCCTGCCTTTTCTGCAGCATTACTAGGGCTCAGGGGCAGAGCTATTTGTCCAGCAGTGTATACAAGCCAGGGctccctcagtggctcagtggcaaagaatcgccttcaatgcaggagacacaggagctgcaggatcaatccctgggtcgggaagattccctggaggagggcacagcaactcactccagtattcttgcctggagagtcccatggacagaggagcctggcaggccacagtccatagtgtcgcaaagagtcagacacgactgaagcgactgagcatgcacacacacacacgtgtatgaaCCAGGAAATCTTTTGTCTCGGGGCTCCCACAAAGCTGCAGATGGTTGGGTATTAGGTAAATGGTTTGAAGCAGGATAAACAAATGTGTCACTTGTAATCTCTATTGGAACATGtagattcaataaaataaacagtttCAAATATCTTAAGAGGGTGAGTGATCTGGCATTGACCATGTGCTCATTCCTGTACCAGCCACTGTGTCAAAAAGGATGAGCAAGTAATGAGAAGAGATGGGGAAGATTTGGGGACACTGTGATTAGCAATCTCTATGAGACTTTAGTTGGAGTTTAGTTACTGgaaaaatggtaaagaatgcctAAGCAGGTAATAACAATATCTACCATACTGTGtgtaataaattaaatatttttgtgagAAGAATTGCAAGATAAAAGGTTGATCCAACCACCTTCCTCTAACTAGAATGAAACTGGTATCATTCCATAAAACGTCTTCACCTTTTCTTaagtattttcaagaaaaaaatgtatggcaTCTTGCAGATCCTTATATCAGAGAATTCTCCTAAATATCCAGGCATTATTTATTGCAATTCTACCCAAGTTCttcatcattttgattttttttatctaTGATTTGAAATGCTAGAAACATCTTCTCAGCATTCTTCTCACAGCTGCCTTCACCTCCTTGTTCTTCAGGCTGTAGATGAGAGGATTCAGCATGGGAGTGACCACACTATACTGCAAGGAGAAGATCAGCTCTTGAATGGATCCTGAATTTGGCATGAGATAGCGGAGTAAACCTGAGCCATAAAAGAAGATCACTGCAGTGAGGTGGGAGGAACAAGTGGAGAAGGCCTTACTTCTGCCTTTGGTGGAGCTGATGCTCAGGATGGTGAACAAAATGCGAACATAGGAGAAAAATATCAAGAGGAAATTTCCAAAGAAATGCAGGAGGCTGGAGCAGAGCAGGGCAGTAAAGCTTGCAGACACACCAGAGCAAGACAAAGGGTAAAGAGAGGGCAGCTCACAGCTGAAGTGGTGGATATTTTGAGCCTCACAGAAGTCTAAGTTGAGAGCTACAAGGATATTGATGAGAGCATCCAGAAAAGCCAAGCCCCATGAGCCCCCCACGAGCCCCATACACAGCTGTCTGTTCATCACCTGGCCATAGAGCAGAGGAGAAGTGATGGCAACATAGCGATCATAGGCCATGACAGCAAGTAGGCAGGATTCTGTGCCTCCAGTGGCAAACACAAAGAAGACCTGAGCCATGCAGCCTTCTACTGAGATGGTTTTCTTCTCAGACAGGAGGTTCTCCAATAGCTTGGGTACAGTTACAGAAGAGTGGCAGACATCCAGAAAAGACAACTGTCccaggaaaaagtacatggggatGTGAAGCTGGGAATCCACCCTGAtcaccagcagcagcatcaggttCCCCATCAGGGTCAGGGTGTAAATAACAAAGAACAGCACAAAGAGCAGAGCTTGGATTTGGGGGTCAGCAGACAGCCCGAGGAGAATAAACTC
Coding sequences within:
- the LOC113893763 gene encoding olfactory receptor 8S1-like, translated to MRNHSVVSEFILLGLSADPQIQALLFVLFFVIYTLTLMGNLMLLLVIRVDSQLHIPMYFFLGQLSFLDVCHSSVTVPKLLENLLSEKKTISVEGCMAQVFFVFATGGTESCLLAVMAYDRYVAITSPLLYGQVMNRQLCMGLVGGSWGLAFLDALINILVALNLDFCEAQNIHHFSCELPSLYPLSCSGVSASFTALLCSSLLHFFGNFLLIFFSYVRILFTILSISSTKGRSKAFSTCSSHLTAVIFFYGSGLLRYLMPNSGSIQELIFSLQYSVVTPMLNPLIYSLKNKEVKAAVRRMLRRCF